A genome region from Myripristis murdjan chromosome 16, fMyrMur1.1, whole genome shotgun sequence includes the following:
- the pafah1b3 gene encoding platelet-activating factor acetylhydrolase IB subunit gamma isoform X1, with the protein MSAGDPNPAATPTPCEDTQGDGRWMSMHNRFVSDSKDKEPDVLFVGDSLVQLLHQFGVWRELFSPLHALNFGVGGDATQHVLWRLTNGELDHISPKVVVLWVGTNNHGQTAEQICGGIMAIVQVIKNKLPQAHTLVLGILPRGKLPNRLRERNGQVNMLVQEAVSALPHASFLDVDPGFVHSDGSISHQDMYDYLHLTPHAYQAVCQPLHARLKSMLEKPAEN; encoded by the exons ATGAGTGCGGGAGACCCAAACCCAGCCGCCACACCCACTCCTTGTGAAGACACCCAGGGAGATGGCCGATGGATGtctatg CACAACCGGTTTGTGTCTGACAGTAAAGACAAAGAACCTGACGTCCTGTTTGTTGGAGACTCCCTTGTTCAGCTGTTGCACCAGTTTGGG GTATGGCGGGAgctgttctctcctctccatgcCCTCAACTTTGGGGTGGGCGGTGATGCCACGCAACATGTGCTGTGGAGACTGACCAATGGGGAGCTGGATCACATCAGCCCAAAG GTGGTAGTGCTATGGGTAGGCACCAACAATCATGGTCAGACTGCTGAGCAGATCTGTGGAGGCATCATGGCCATTGTCCAAGTGATCAAGAACAAGCTACCCCAAGCTCACACCCTTGTACTC GGGATCCTGCCCAGGGGTAAACTGCCCAACCGCCTGCGAGAGCGCAATGGCCAGGTCAACATGCTGGTCCAGGAGGCAGTGTCCGCTCTCCCCCATGCCTCTTTTCTTGATGTGGACCCTGGTTTTGTCCACTCCGATGGTAGCATCTCCCACCAGGACATGTATGACTACCTCCACCTGACCCCTCACGCCTACCAGGCTGTGTGCCAACCCCTACATGCCCGTCTCAAGTCCATGTTAGAGAAGCCTGCTGAGAACTGA
- the pafah1b3 gene encoding platelet-activating factor acetylhydrolase IB subunit gamma isoform X2 codes for MGSTDSEVMSAGDPNPAATPTPCEDTQGDGRWMSMHNRFVSDSKDKEPDVLFVGDSLVQLLHQFGVWRELFSPLHALNFGVGGDATQHVLWRLTNGELDHISPKVVVLWVGTNNHGQTAEQICGGIMAIVQVIKNKLPQAHTLVLGILPRGKLPNRLRERNGQVNMLVQEAVSALPHASFLDVDPGFVHSDGSISHQDMYDYLHLTPHAYQAVCQPLHARLKSMLEKPAEN; via the exons ATGGGGAg CACAGATAGCGAAGTGATGAGTGCGGGAGACCCAAACCCAGCCGCCACACCCACTCCTTGTGAAGACACCCAGGGAGATGGCCGATGGATGtctatg CACAACCGGTTTGTGTCTGACAGTAAAGACAAAGAACCTGACGTCCTGTTTGTTGGAGACTCCCTTGTTCAGCTGTTGCACCAGTTTGGG GTATGGCGGGAgctgttctctcctctccatgcCCTCAACTTTGGGGTGGGCGGTGATGCCACGCAACATGTGCTGTGGAGACTGACCAATGGGGAGCTGGATCACATCAGCCCAAAG GTGGTAGTGCTATGGGTAGGCACCAACAATCATGGTCAGACTGCTGAGCAGATCTGTGGAGGCATCATGGCCATTGTCCAAGTGATCAAGAACAAGCTACCCCAAGCTCACACCCTTGTACTC GGGATCCTGCCCAGGGGTAAACTGCCCAACCGCCTGCGAGAGCGCAATGGCCAGGTCAACATGCTGGTCCAGGAGGCAGTGTCCGCTCTCCCCCATGCCTCTTTTCTTGATGTGGACCCTGGTTTTGTCCACTCCGATGGTAGCATCTCCCACCAGGACATGTATGACTACCTCCACCTGACCCCTCACGCCTACCAGGCTGTGTGCCAACCCCTACATGCCCGTCTCAAGTCCATGTTAGAGAAGCCTGCTGAGAACTGA
- the prr19 gene encoding proline-rich protein 19, with protein MSVNVFKKQLKTTGKKCTTDNMSTSNCSCSNHYNGTDGQHSLRHRRKRLKTRKQRTEARGEERVPKSKSLHHHHHRQQSSKDKSKTCFHYSCHSSSRCLPMKDAQFAKKFPAVQEPSVITDSRLIGHHGLFNHEVKSIDIERLLSQQRKLEKPGKTREKNMTASHPPPTSYLPSPGSSSDMVVADTSESTLPEKQDDLVTKTPEVCPGKAEATFQSNCQGSDITPGQRPQHQLDLTSESDYDTLSTTNAASGILANKGKKAMTENHTQSELTPCVSTKDVRQRNKVKALLNSHNLEPTLKNQQPPHLQMQICGPSPNPLLLSSSPIVTTSDSFNTVHQEGDGLDCISISVSAVAERLCLCLESPLQRKRNLAAESREVLLQALRERHGPLLEENLLKVQQHIRFGTSPTRAVQDQEKGLSTMDTDGLWPTDAFSAEFQAGNTDQSYFATQKTAPLKRRRKQRHCNWMSPSKPHQRLYQTAEWMSSPSLEKVGDHLEEMLRPDSPSQFHMDFQPSGTSTPDQLFPSCPAPHGRVQASPPQHWDDRFNLVTRRESARLDYFESSFLSQTMTKRNAGPRYSESAYRPLPHYPAWLPDGRQSEPRRFPPDQDAFDETNRLSFGPSSSAQVHDPQDSSRLYLLNYFSCPSSRPSLKSHHTDMMQYPPSHMLESGPSSTLPSFPSPEHWSFPPMRLY; from the exons atgtctgtgaatgttttcaaaaagcagTTAAAAACAACAGGTAAAAAATGTACCACAGACAACATGTCTACCTCAAACTGCTCATGTTCAAATCATTACAATGGGACAGATGGGCAGCACAGCCTCAGGCACAGGAGGAAAAGACTGAAAACACGCAAACAGAGGACTGAGGCGAGAGGTGAGGAAAGAGTGCCAAAGAGCAAATCActtcaccatcaccaccaccgtCAACAAAGCAGTAAAGACAaatcaaaaacatgtttccatTACAGTTGCCACAGTAGTTCACGTTGTCTACCAATGAAAGATGCGCAGTTTGCAAAGAAATTTCCTGCTGTCCAGGAGCCCAGCGTCATCACAGACAGCCGCCTAATTGGGCACCATGGCCTGTTCAACCATGAAGTGAAATCTATTGATATTGAACGCTTGCTAAGCCAACAGAGGAAGCTGGAAAAACCTGGGAAAACACGGGAAAAGAACATGACTgcctctcatcctcctccaaCATCTTACCTTCCTTCTCCTGGCTCCAGTAGTGATATGGTGGTTGCTGATACCAGTGAGAGTACACTACCTGAGAAGCAAGATGATCTAGTTACCAAGACCCCTGAGGTTTGCCCAGGGAAAGCAGAGGCAACATTTCAGTCTAATTGTCAGGGATCAGACATCACACCTGGACAGAGACCACAACACCAACTTGATCTAACATCTGAAAGTGATTATGACACCTTATCAACTACAAATGCCGCCTCTGGTATACTGgcaaacaaaggcaagaaaGCCATGACTGAAAATCACACACAGTCAGAACTGACTCCCTGTGTTAGCACAAAAGATGTGAGGCAACGGAACAAGGTCAAGGCCCTGTTAAATTCCCATAATCTGGAACCCACCCTGAAGAACCAACAGCCTCCTCACCTCCAAATGCAGATTTGTGGTCCAAGTCCAAACCCACTTTTGCTCTCCAGCTCACCCATAGTGACAACCAGTGACAGCTTCAACACCGTACACCAGGAGGGCGATGGTCTGGATTGCATATCTATCTCTGTCAGTGCTGTGGCGGAGCGTTTGTGTCTTTGTCTAGAGTCACCActtcagagaaaaagaaacttgGCTGCAGAAAGCAGGGAGGTGTTGTTGCAGGCCCTGCGGGAGAGGCATGGGCCACTGCTTGAAGAAAATCTCCTCAAAGTCCAGCAACACATCCGTTTTGGTACTAGCCCAACAAGAGCAGTCCAAGATCAGGAGAAAGGATTATCCACGATGGATACAGATGGGTTGTGGCCAACAG ATGCTTTCAGTGCAGAGTTTCAAGCTGGCAATACAGATCAGTCATATTTTGCGACCCAGAAAACAGCACCTttgaaaaggaggaggaaacaacGACATTGCAACTGGATGTCTCCATCAAAACCACACCAAAGACTATACCAG ACTGCAGAATGGATGTCAAGCCCCAGTCTGGAGAAGGTTGGTGATCATTTGGAAGAAATGCTCAGACCGGATTCCCCCTCTCAATTCCACATGGACTTTCAGCCCTCTGGGACTTCAACACCTGATCAGTTGTTTCCTTCATGTCCGGCTCCACATGGGAGAGTTCAAGCCTCACCACCTCAGCATTGGGATGATAGGTTCAATTTGGTAACAAGGAGAGAGTCAGCTAGGTTGGATTATTTTGAAAGCAGCTTTTTGAGCCAGACCATGACAAAAAGGAACGCTGGGCCTCGATACAGTGAGAGTGCCTACCGACCTCTCCCTCATTACCCAGCATGGCTGCCAGATGGACGTCAATCAGAGCCAAGGCGTTTCCCCCCGGATCAAGATGCATTTGATGAAACTAACAGGCTTTCTTTTGGtccttcttcctctgctcaAGTTCATGATCCTCAGGACAGCAGCCGGCTTTACCTTCTCAACTATTTCAGTTGCCCTTCATCCAGGCCATCCCTCAAATCCCACCATACTGACATGATGCAGTACCCCCCATCTCACATGCTCGAAAGTGGCCCTTCATCaacccttccttcctttcctagCCCTGAGCACTGGTCCTTCCCTCCTATGAGACTTTACTAA